In Hyphomicrobiales bacterium, a single window of DNA contains:
- a CDS encoding LysR family transcriptional regulator, producing the protein MVVVNLPTDVLRTFLAVIDLGSFTKAGQLLGRTQPAISLQIRKLEQLVGMTLMDTSGRNIALTREGESLARYARQLLVMNDEIVARLQRKASTGNLRVGLPNDYAVAFFQKALVQFSKQHPDVSISIHCDTSELLMTMFENDELDIVVAMFEGTPPPGLIYTWAERPIWAASGDYDPDMKLPVPIAAHPEGCHYRERMIRSLDQIGRPWRITFSSPGINGLQLAVQSGFGVTALTRRTLMRGMRILTENDGFPPLADIHLGMFFKNTGASTAAMLLVNHIMQTLQVSGQTDFVRLERLGTIGMQP; encoded by the coding sequence ATGGTCGTGGTCAATCTCCCGACAGACGTGTTGCGAACCTTCCTCGCGGTAATCGATCTCGGCAGCTTCACAAAGGCCGGGCAGTTGCTCGGCCGCACCCAGCCTGCGATCAGCCTGCAGATCAGGAAACTCGAGCAGCTCGTGGGCATGACCCTGATGGACACATCGGGCCGCAACATCGCCCTCACGCGCGAAGGCGAAAGTCTGGCGCGCTATGCACGGCAATTGTTGGTGATGAACGACGAAATCGTCGCGCGCCTGCAGCGCAAGGCATCAACCGGCAACCTTCGCGTGGGACTGCCCAACGACTATGCTGTTGCCTTCTTCCAGAAGGCGCTTGTCCAGTTCTCCAAGCAGCACCCGGACGTGTCGATCTCCATTCATTGCGACACCAGCGAGTTGTTGATGACCATGTTCGAGAATGACGAACTGGATATCGTTGTCGCCATGTTTGAGGGCACACCGCCGCCGGGGCTTATCTATACCTGGGCCGAACGGCCGATCTGGGCCGCTTCGGGCGACTATGATCCCGACATGAAATTACCCGTTCCCATCGCCGCTCACCCGGAGGGATGCCACTACCGCGAACGCATGATCCGCAGTCTGGACCAGATCGGCAGGCCGTGGCGGATCACCTTCAGCAGCCCCGGCATCAATGGTCTGCAGCTCGCCGTGCAGTCTGGTTTCGGCGTGACGGCACTGACGCGGCGGACTCTCATGCGTGGCATGCGCATTCTCACGGAGAATGACGGTTTTCCACCCCTTGCTGACATTCATCTCGGCATGTTTTTCAAGAACACCGGGGCTTCAACCGCGGCAATGCTGCTGGTCAACCACATCATGCAAACGCTTCAAGTTTCAGGACAAACCGACTTTGTGCGCCTCGAGAGACTCGGCACCATTGGAATGCAGCCATAA
- a CDS encoding spermidine/putrescine ABC transporter substrate-binding protein → MSKQSLLKPSRRDVLKYGVGTAALSMPFVSRAWAETVELNMLAWYGHGEPDVVAEFEAANNVKFKPKYYAGGDNMLALIAQSPPGTYDVILSDAEFVQQLNQAGYVQELNAADYPFDDFLYDEWKKFPGHWMDGKLYSVMVRCGHLGVSYNTTAISAEEAMSYKCFWKPEIKGKVGHFDWHLPNLGQMSLLNGNASPFDIDGAAWDKVKETTRTLRPQVGGFFDYGGTFNGLKTGEMLAMAGIGDWITGVLERDGAKVASVVPKEGGIQFTESWSIGKDSKNADMAKKFIQYMMSPEGQVHSARMAAYPGFTVTKGGRKLLNEKDAKEAQRTGQVDGAANDPVTLIKEGRIKYRQVPIQQSLEEWNDFWSEYKGS, encoded by the coding sequence ATGAGCAAGCAATCACTCCTCAAGCCGAGCCGGCGCGATGTCCTTAAATACGGCGTTGGCACCGCGGCACTCTCCATGCCCTTCGTCAGCCGCGCCTGGGCCGAGACCGTCGAACTCAACATGCTGGCCTGGTATGGCCATGGCGAACCGGATGTGGTGGCTGAATTCGAAGCCGCCAACAACGTGAAGTTCAAGCCCAAGTATTATGCCGGTGGCGACAACATGCTGGCGCTGATCGCCCAGTCGCCGCCCGGAACATACGACGTCATCCTCTCCGATGCCGAATTCGTGCAACAGCTGAATCAGGCTGGCTATGTCCAGGAGCTGAATGCAGCCGATTATCCCTTCGACGACTTCCTCTATGACGAATGGAAGAAATTCCCCGGTCACTGGATGGACGGCAAGCTCTATTCGGTGATGGTGCGCTGCGGCCACCTCGGCGTGTCGTACAACACCACCGCCATCTCAGCCGAAGAAGCGATGAGCTACAAATGTTTCTGGAAGCCGGAGATCAAGGGAAAGGTCGGCCACTTTGACTGGCACCTGCCAAACCTCGGCCAGATGAGCCTCCTCAACGGCAACGCCTCGCCCTTCGATATCGACGGCGCGGCCTGGGACAAGGTCAAGGAAACAACCAGGACGTTGCGTCCCCAGGTCGGCGGCTTCTTCGATTACGGCGGCACCTTCAACGGCCTCAAGACCGGCGAAATGCTCGCCATGGCCGGCATCGGCGACTGGATCACCGGCGTGCTTGAACGTGACGGCGCCAAGGTCGCGTCGGTCGTTCCGAAGGAAGGTGGCATCCAGTTCACCGAATCCTGGTCGATTGGCAAGGACAGCAAGAATGCCGACATGGCCAAGAAGTTCATCCAGTACATGATGTCCCCGGAAGGTCAGGTCCATTCTGCCCGCATGGCCGCCTACCCCGGGTTCACCGTCACCAAGGGTGGCCGCAAGCTGCTCAACGAGAAGGATGCGAAGGAAGCCCAACGCACCGGCCAGGTGGATGGCGCTGCCAACGACCCCGTGACGTTGATCAAGGAAGGCCGCATCAAGTACCGCCAGGTCCCCATCCAGCAAAGCCTGGAGGAGTGGAACGACTTCTGGTCGGAATACAAGGGCTCCTGA
- a CDS encoding ABC transporter permease, with amino-acid sequence MTEKRGTDVYAWFWRAPLLIWQSLFFVVPLGFMFVMSFWLVRNYRMTPAFAFDSWVKILGWDIFWRAYGYTFMLAAAATVLASVLAFPAAYGLAFHANDRARRWAIFFLVIPFFTSYLVRIYAWQVVLAGSGVVNTLIGWIGLGPFPLLNSPIGTLVGYLTLSFPLVLILQTISLASIDKTLIEAAHNLGCSSLRTVFSVIIPAAKVGLIIAALFCFILSFGDFVSPYYLGGSKPPTLSIMIIDSTKSGQQWPRAAVIAVVMILSLLAVAFAAVKAAYRRRG; translated from the coding sequence ATGACCGAGAAAAGAGGCACAGACGTCTATGCCTGGTTCTGGCGCGCCCCGCTGCTGATCTGGCAATCCCTGTTCTTTGTCGTACCGCTCGGTTTCATGTTCGTGATGAGCTTCTGGCTCGTCAGAAATTACCGGATGACGCCGGCCTTCGCCTTCGACAGCTGGGTCAAGATCCTGGGCTGGGACATCTTCTGGCGGGCTTATGGCTACACCTTCATGTTGGCGGCCGCGGCGACCGTGCTGGCCTCTGTCCTTGCTTTCCCCGCCGCCTACGGCCTCGCATTTCACGCCAATGACCGCGCCCGCCGCTGGGCCATCTTCTTTCTCGTGATCCCGTTCTTCACAAGCTACCTCGTGCGCATCTACGCCTGGCAGGTGGTGTTGGCGGGCAGCGGTGTCGTCAACACACTGATCGGCTGGATCGGCCTCGGACCTTTCCCGTTGCTCAACTCTCCCATCGGCACACTGGTCGGCTATCTCACGCTTTCCTTTCCGCTCGTCCTGATCCTTCAGACGATTTCCCTCGCCAGCATCGACAAGACGCTCATCGAAGCCGCCCACAATCTGGGATGCAGCAGCCTGCGCACGGTCTTCTCCGTAATCATTCCGGCCGCGAAGGTGGGACTCATCATCGCGGCCCTGTTCTGCTTCATTCTCTCCTTCGGCGATTTCGTCAGCCCCTATTATCTCGGCGGCTCCAAGCCGCCGACCCTCTCCATCATGATCATCGATTCCACCAAGTCGGGCCAGCAATGGCCGCGCGCAGCCGTGATCGCGGTCGTGATGATCCTCTCACTTCTCGCTGTGGCATTCGCCGCGGTGAAGGCAGCCTACAGGAGGCGCGGATGA
- a CDS encoding ABC transporter permease, whose product MTSDKTLRWGLYAYILIAFCFIFTPIIWSFIFSFNSDRFPTLPLGHFTLHWYETVLNRPEVIEAAWTSLIVAICSSLLSTFIGFCTAYTDHRYQFVFKQAYLALAMLPPTIPLIIMALAMLSWLAQIGLSGQVISIIIAHTVLGAPFAMAVIRLRLNDMDPNLEAASWNLGASEWRTMWEIVIPFAKPSIIAALCLTAAVSFDEFAVAWFVSGLNKTIPVVILEILQGNVDPQINAIGTFVFVISITLIVIAEMMMSSKEKKEGVPQ is encoded by the coding sequence ATGACTTCGGACAAGACCCTGCGCTGGGGGCTCTACGCCTATATTCTGATCGCCTTCTGCTTCATCTTCACGCCGATCATCTGGAGTTTCATATTCTCCTTCAATTCCGACCGCTTCCCCACGCTGCCCCTCGGGCACTTCACCCTGCACTGGTATGAAACGGTTCTGAACCGGCCGGAAGTGATTGAAGCCGCCTGGACCAGTCTGATCGTCGCCATCTGTTCGTCGCTGCTGTCCACCTTCATCGGTTTCTGCACAGCCTACACCGACCACCGCTACCAGTTTGTGTTCAAGCAGGCGTACCTGGCGCTGGCCATGCTGCCGCCCACCATCCCGCTCATCATCATGGCGCTCGCCATGCTCTCCTGGTTGGCGCAGATCGGCCTTTCCGGCCAGGTCATCTCGATCATCATCGCCCATACGGTGCTGGGCGCGCCCTTCGCCATGGCGGTGATCCGGCTGCGCCTCAACGACATGGATCCGAATCTCGAAGCGGCCAGCTGGAATCTGGGTGCCTCCGAATGGCGGACCATGTGGGAGATCGTCATTCCCTTCGCCAAGCCGTCGATCATTGCCGCCCTCTGCCTCACCGCCGCCGTCTCCTTCGACGAGTTCGCGGTGGCCTGGTTCGTGTCCGGCCTGAACAAGACCATCCCCGTCGTGATCCTGGAAATCCTCCAGGGCAACGTCGATCCCCAGATCAATGCCATCGGCACCTTTGTCTTCGTGATTTCGATCACCCTGATCGTGATTGCGGAAATGATGATGTCGTCGAAAGAAAAGAAGGAGGGCGTGCCCCAATGA
- a CDS encoding ABC transporter ATP-binding protein yields the protein MSKPLVVFDKVEKRFADFTAVKPTSFEIAEGEFLAIMGPSGCGKTTTLRMLAGLEAPTGGEIRLDGKVMNNVKPHERDTPMVWQSLALFPFMNARENVEFGLKMRGVDAATRRRKALEWLERLGIGQFAERNVAKLSGGQRQRVALARSLVTEPKILLLDEPLSALDAHLVIRMQSVLTKLQKELGITFVYVTHSQSEAFAMADRVIIMAQGEIAQIGKAKDIYRAPANKFVAEFVGRNNIFEGKVTGRKEEAVKVETKLGTFTVPSSAAPAAQAGQPLSFVVAADLVQVSTRKPAAENVVACQLISEQFMGTTVTLFLEAEDGSEIKVQIGQRELETLDLSHGGKIYASWPSSRAHVLGG from the coding sequence ATGAGCAAGCCACTTGTTGTCTTTGACAAGGTCGAAAAACGTTTCGCGGATTTCACCGCCGTCAAGCCCACCAGCTTCGAGATTGCCGAGGGCGAGTTCCTCGCCATCATGGGACCCTCCGGCTGCGGCAAAACCACGACGCTGCGGATGCTGGCCGGACTGGAAGCACCGACCGGCGGTGAAATCCGCCTTGACGGCAAGGTGATGAACAACGTGAAGCCCCATGAGCGCGACACGCCGATGGTGTGGCAATCCCTGGCGCTCTTTCCCTTCATGAATGCCCGCGAAAACGTGGAGTTCGGCTTGAAGATGCGGGGCGTGGATGCCGCTACGCGGCGCAGGAAGGCGCTGGAATGGCTGGAACGTCTCGGCATTGGGCAGTTCGCCGAACGCAACGTTGCCAAGCTCTCCGGCGGTCAGCGCCAGCGCGTGGCATTGGCCCGCTCGCTTGTCACGGAGCCGAAGATCCTCCTGCTCGACGAGCCACTCTCGGCACTTGATGCCCATCTCGTCATTCGCATGCAGAGCGTGCTGACCAAGCTGCAGAAGGAACTCGGCATCACCTTCGTCTACGTGACGCACAGTCAATCCGAAGCCTTTGCCATGGCGGACCGCGTCATCATCATGGCGCAAGGGGAAATCGCCCAGATCGGCAAGGCCAAGGACATCTACCGCGCGCCGGCCAACAAGTTCGTGGCTGAATTCGTCGGCCGCAACAACATCTTCGAAGGCAAGGTGACGGGCCGGAAGGAGGAAGCCGTCAAGGTCGAGACGAAACTCGGTACATTCACCGTCCCGTCATCGGCAGCCCCTGCCGCGCAAGCCGGGCAGCCCCTGAGTTTTGTCGTGGCCGCCGACCTCGTGCAGGTCTCCACCCGCAAGCCCGCGGCCGAAAACGTTGTCGCCTGCCAGCTGATCTCGGAGCAGTTCATGGGGACCACGGTCACGCTCTTCCTCGAAGCCGAGGATGGCAGCGAGATCAAGGTTCAGATCGGACAACGTGAACTGGAGACGCTCGACCTCAGCCATGGCGGGAAAATCTACGCAAGCTGGCCCTCATCCCGCGCCCATGTTCTCGGGGGCTGA
- a CDS encoding pyridoxal-phosphate dependent enzyme, which produces MSMIHTSILQTIGNTPIVRLSRLEPAGVELYAKLEAFNPLGSVKDRLALGVIEAAERDGTLKPGQTVIEATSGNTGIGLAMVCARKGYPLVIVMAESFSVERRKLMRFLGARVVLTPASEKGTGMVEKARELAAAHGWFWTRQFENEANADMHSATTAREILAAFGGTGPDYFVTGAGTGGTLKGVARVLRAESPATRIIVAEPENVPILASGAEQRYRPDGTPADSHTLFRPHPMQGWSPDFVPRLTQDAVQGGLIDAIQPVSGADSLRLTRELALQEGIFCGITSGATLAAALAVARSAPRGSRILFMVPDSGERYMSTPLFESIGQEMDAEEREISNSTPICRFGVPASRTTPLAPQPVLPAPQRGTDFVQQAISDTAQPVVLFALEWCEFSWSVRRFFKDRGIPFRSVDLDSVVLQQDNLAGDIRKALHIQTGQPTIPQIFVGGHHVGGAVDVLSRHDAGELNNLLNSAGVTPTAPVTSAQSYLPKWLASRAV; this is translated from the coding sequence ATGTCCATGATCCACACATCGATCCTCCAGACCATCGGCAACACGCCCATCGTGCGGCTGTCGCGCCTGGAACCTGCAGGCGTTGAACTCTACGCCAAGCTCGAAGCGTTCAATCCGCTGGGCTCGGTGAAGGACCGGCTGGCGCTCGGTGTCATCGAAGCGGCAGAGCGCGATGGCACGCTGAAGCCGGGCCAGACCGTGATCGAAGCGACGAGCGGCAACACAGGGATTGGCCTCGCCATGGTGTGCGCCCGCAAGGGCTATCCCCTGGTGATCGTGATGGCCGAGAGTTTCTCCGTTGAGCGCCGCAAGCTGATGCGCTTCCTCGGCGCGCGCGTGGTGCTCACGCCCGCCTCCGAGAAGGGAACCGGCATGGTGGAGAAGGCGCGTGAACTGGCTGCGGCGCATGGCTGGTTCTGGACGCGGCAGTTTGAAAACGAAGCCAATGCCGACATGCACAGCGCCACGACGGCGCGCGAAATCCTTGCGGCCTTTGGTGGCACGGGTCCGGACTATTTCGTGACGGGGGCGGGAACCGGCGGCACGCTCAAAGGTGTCGCCCGCGTGCTGCGCGCCGAGAGCCCGGCCACGCGCATCATCGTGGCCGAGCCCGAGAACGTGCCTATCCTCGCAAGCGGTGCCGAGCAGCGCTACCGGCCGGATGGAACTCCGGCGGACAGCCACACGCTCTTTCGTCCGCACCCGATGCAAGGATGGTCACCGGATTTTGTGCCACGCCTCACGCAGGATGCGGTGCAGGGCGGCTTGATCGATGCGATCCAGCCCGTGAGTGGGGCGGACTCGTTGCGTCTTACCCGTGAACTGGCGCTGCAGGAGGGGATCTTCTGCGGCATCACCAGCGGCGCCACGCTGGCAGCGGCGCTTGCCGTCGCCAGGTCTGCGCCCAGGGGCAGCCGCATCCTCTTCATGGTGCCCGATTCCGGCGAACGCTACATGTCGACGCCGCTGTTCGAAAGCATCGGTCAGGAAATGGATGCGGAGGAACGCGAGATTTCAAACTCGACACCCATCTGCCGTTTCGGCGTGCCCGCCAGCCGGACAACGCCCCTAGCGCCGCAACCCGTGCTGCCCGCACCACAGCGGGGCACGGATTTCGTGCAGCAGGCGATCAGCGATACGGCACAGCCGGTCGTCCTGTTTGCGCTGGAGTGGTGCGAATTCTCGTGGTCGGTGCGGCGCTTCTTCAAGGACAGGGGCATTCCCTTCCGTTCCGTCGACCTCGACTCCGTGGTGCTGCAGCAGGACAATCTTGCCGGTGACATACGCAAGGCGCTCCACATCCAGACGGGCCAGCCCACCATTCCGCAAATCTTCGTGGGCGGCCATCATGTGGGCGGTGCGGTGGATGTGCTGTCACGGCATGATGCAGGCGAACTCAACAATCTGCTGAACAGCGCCGGCGTCACTCCCACTGCACCCGTCACGTCAGCGCAAAGCTATCTGCCGAAATGGCTGGCAAGCCGCGCGGTGTGA
- a CDS encoding DUF1127 domain-containing protein, with amino-acid sequence MTTSLPDTTGLWRRMRVRWTHHLQLTQTRRALHALPDAALRDIGLHRSEIGGIANLQRLNNRL; translated from the coding sequence ATGACGACCTCACTTCCAGACACAACCGGCCTGTGGCGGCGCATGCGCGTGCGTTGGACCCACCACCTGCAGCTGACACAGACGCGGCGCGCCCTCCATGCGCTGCCTGATGCCGCCCTGCGCGACATCGGCCTGCACCGCTCGGAAATCGGCGGCATCGCCAATCTCCAGCGGCTGAACAACCGCCTTTGA
- a CDS encoding MarR family transcriptional regulator: protein MSKIDPRREAALRIVETSRLLRSLVEHRLRPFGMSRAQFVCLSKLERHDGLVQTELADILEVQPIAMVRLADQLAAEGLVERKQDAQDRRCNRLHITDKGRTALAAMEDFKSGLGHEVFEGIASSDVERLLSTLNHLHNNVKTILADEAASTRLKKVAQS from the coding sequence ATGAGCAAAATTGACCCACGCCGGGAGGCGGCCTTGCGCATTGTGGAGACATCACGGCTGCTGCGCAGTCTGGTGGAGCACCGCCTTCGTCCCTTCGGCATGTCGCGGGCCCAGTTCGTCTGCCTTTCCAAACTCGAGCGCCACGACGGCCTGGTGCAGACCGAATTGGCCGATATCCTGGAAGTGCAGCCCATCGCCATGGTGCGCCTCGCCGACCAGTTGGCAGCGGAAGGCCTGGTGGAGCGCAAGCAGGATGCACAGGATCGCCGCTGCAACCGGCTGCACATCACGGACAAGGGCCGCACCGCACTCGCAGCCATGGAAGATTTCAAGAGTGGACTGGGTCACGAGGTTTTCGAAGGCATCGCCAGCAGCGATGTGGAACGCCTCCTTTCCACACTCAACCACCTCCACAACAACGTGAAGACGATCCTCGCGGACGAAGCCGCATCAACCCGTTTGAAGAAAGTTGCCCAGTCATGA
- a CDS encoding HlyD family secretion protein, whose amino-acid sequence MSSTAETTITEGAPPPRRKRRWLRLFLLAVVPAVAVLIGTEIYLRGGRYISTDNAYVGAQKVLVTPEVSGTVDAISVVEGQALKAGDVLFSIDRKPYEIALSQAEAALAKADNDFHTTVNRIQALKTQITVAQDTLVLRENEVKRKADLLRSKVASVTDVENNRINLQQSRSSLEVLQQQLRETLAQLGGNENAELTTYAPWLAAKATVEQAQWNLAHTVLKAPLDGIATQVSNIQLGRFLPAGTTVFAIVSETGLWVDANPKETDITYLAKGLPATVTVDAFPNRALRAHVEAISPGTGAQFSLIPAQNAAGNWVKVVQRVPVRIVFDEKIPEGVLRAGMSADVEIDTGRQRSLSTLLGLEASAAPDPLAN is encoded by the coding sequence ATGAGCAGCACCGCTGAAACCACCATCACCGAGGGCGCCCCGCCACCGCGACGCAAACGCCGCTGGCTGCGCCTGTTCCTGCTTGCCGTCGTGCCTGCCGTTGCGGTGCTGATCGGCACCGAAATCTACCTGCGCGGTGGACGCTATATCTCGACCGACAATGCCTATGTGGGAGCGCAGAAGGTACTGGTGACGCCCGAAGTGAGCGGCACCGTGGATGCCATCAGCGTGGTGGAGGGCCAGGCCCTGAAGGCGGGCGACGTGCTCTTCTCGATTGATCGCAAGCCCTACGAGATTGCCCTGTCGCAGGCGGAAGCCGCCCTCGCCAAGGCCGACAACGATTTCCACACCACGGTCAATCGCATCCAGGCGCTGAAGACGCAGATCACGGTGGCGCAGGATACGCTGGTCCTTCGTGAAAACGAAGTGAAGCGCAAAGCCGACCTGCTGCGCAGCAAGGTTGCCTCGGTCACGGACGTGGAGAACAACCGCATCAACTTGCAGCAGTCGCGTTCCTCGCTGGAAGTGCTGCAGCAGCAGCTCCGCGAAACGCTGGCGCAATTGGGCGGCAATGAAAATGCTGAACTGACAACCTATGCCCCATGGCTCGCAGCCAAGGCGACGGTGGAGCAGGCCCAATGGAATCTCGCCCATACGGTTCTGAAGGCGCCGCTCGACGGCATCGCTACGCAGGTGAGCAATATCCAGCTCGGCCGCTTCCTCCCGGCCGGCACGACGGTCTTCGCGATCGTCAGTGAAACCGGCCTGTGGGTGGACGCGAACCCGAAGGAAACCGACATCACCTATCTCGCCAAGGGCTTGCCTGCCACCGTGACCGTTGATGCTTTCCCCAACCGCGCGCTGAGGGCGCATGTGGAAGCCATCAGCCCCGGCACCGGCGCGCAGTTCTCGCTCATCCCTGCCCAGAATGCCGCCGGCAACTGGGTGAAGGTGGTGCAACGCGTGCCCGTGCGGATCGTCTTCGATGAGAAGATCCCCGAGGGCGTGTTGCGCGCCGGCATGAGCGCCGATGTCGAGATCGACACCGGCCGCCAGCGCTCGCTCTCCACCTTGCTGGGCCTCGAAGCCTCGGCTGCGCCGGACCCGCTGG